The genomic interval ATTATTAAATGAGTCACTGACCCATCTTTTTACACAACGCCCCAGCGGATCGTACCCGAAGTACATCCAGTTCGAAGTGTTTTGATAAATCTTGCTCCAGATCGCCGTCGGCTGATTGAGCGCGTTGAAGCCCGCGGTCACGTACCCATCCTGCATGAGAATCCCGTTGCCCGGGAAAACCCACGGATTTGGAGGGCCTGTGTTAACGTTGTCGTCGTAGAATATGCCGCTTCCCCAATGGAGTGGATCGTAAGGGGGCGGGTGGTCATGGTCGTTGTCCCAGCTCTCGTACTGATTCAGCCCATTGCCATCGCGCCGCTTCATGTTCATCCACGCTGCGCGACTCGCCACATAGTTCAATCCCTTCCGATTTCCCAGCTCATCATACTGGAAACTGTCGGTCCGAACGGCTCCACTAGGCGTACCCTCGGGGTTGGCGGCGCGATAGGAGGCACCGGTCAATTGCCCCTCGTCATCGTACGCAAACCGATCCCCGCGTCCGTCCTCCATTTCGTTGTAATAGTTGTCAGTTCCCCGCTTCCAAGCCGTAATCCGGTCTCGGTTGTCCCGCCAATAATCCCGCTTCGCCAAGTCGTGGCCGGTTGCTACATTTCGATGCTGGACCGAGCCGATCATCCCGCGGCCGTCGTATCCGAAGCTGCTCATCACTCCGTTCGCGTAAACCTGGTAGTCCACTTTCCCATCCGCAAGGTAATAGTAATGAATTGGCTGTTGCCCTGAACTGTCCTGCACGAATTGGAGCTGTCCGCGCGCCGTATAATCACGACGCATCCATGTCCCGTTCGGATATTGCATGTGCGCCACTTCGCCGCTGGGATAGCGCAAATAGTTGATTTGCGCAGGCGCACTCATTCCGACCACGTTGTCATTTTCCCACAATACCTGGTCCGCGTCGTCGTAGCCGAATTGGATCGTGGAGACACTGTTCGCGATGCTGGTGAGCCGATTTGCGGAATCCCAAACCCGGGCAATTCCGGGGGCCAAGGGCGTCGAAGGATGGGCCTGTGGCTCCAGGCTGAAACTATTTGATACCTCCCGACCGCGCGCGTCATATTCAATCGTCTTGAGCTGGTACTTGCGTGTCTTCAACAGGTGCACCTGCCCAAACTCATATGCGGTAGCTTCGTAAGTGTTATCTGGAAAATACGTGCTCTGGGCCCGGCCCGTCAGGTCGTAGTAAAAACGGGTCTCCTGGTGCTCCACCACCTGATCGTCTTTAGTCCGATGAGTCGTTACCTTCGCTAATTTCTTCATCGGGCCCCAAGGCCAATATTCCAGATTGGTGGTTTGCTGGTGCTCATCAACAAACCGCCCGGGCTGGCCAAAAGCATCGTAATCGAGCCACTCTTGATACCGGCCGTCGGGGAACGTTACCTTCTTCTTATCTCCCGTCGGCCAGTAATCGATCGTGGTTGTGGGATAGACCGTTTGATTCCGCCGCTTCGGTTCGATTGTATCTTTGAGGCGGTTACGAGTGTCGTAAGTATAGGTAGTCACCCGGCTCAACGGATCGGTATACGTATGTTTCTGCCCGTTCTCGTCGTAGCTAAACCGGTGGGTTTCAATGTCGGCGCTGGCATACCAATTCCCGATGGGGAGGGAGCTGGGTTGAATCCACCCTGTCTGTTCGGTGACAATCCGATTCTCTAGATCGTGTTCTCGCGTTGTCGTCCGGCGCTCCCCAAGCGCGTTGAACACGGGCTCGATCTGAGCGCGCCATTCGTTCTTCGTGTGGGCGGAGGCAGGGTATTGCGGGTTTTGCCCCGGTAGCCCCCCGTCCTTTATCACGCGGTCGTATACCCAGTCCCACCGACGCGAGTACTGAGTGCCCGAACCATTCCAGTTAGGCGCGAAGAGCCACTCGGTACAAGACGTGCAACGCCGGTAGGAATCGTAGGTGTATTCCTTCCGATGTCCCATCTCATCAATGATAGCGGTGCAATTTCCGTCGGCATCGTACTCGTAGTGAACGGTGGGGTAGGTGCTACCGAGCGAGGCGTACTCGACCGTCATTACTTGCTGACGGCCATTGTACGTCATTCTGGTTGAGAACAGAGCGCCGCTCGCGCGCGCCCGCCCATCTTTCATTGTCTTTACCAGACCGGTCCATTCTGGATGGGAGTCACCCGGGCCATAATAGCTGTACTCCTTGAAGTCAGGGCCTGAGCCCGAAGGATTATCCACGCTATTGTATTCTCGGACAAGCTGGTGTTGCGCGTCGTAGACGTAGGTGTTGACGGCGTTACTAGGGAGGGTGTGGCTGGTGACCTGATTCCACTCATTGTAGAGGTAGTGTTCCGAGCTGCCGTCGGGATAAAAAATGTCCGTAACACGCCTTCGCCCGTCCCGAACGTACGTTGTTGGGAAGCCATTTTCATTCTTGGTGAAAAGAAAGTGGGGGTCCGGGTTGTGCATGATCGGGGCGAGCGGCGAAGTCCCTGCGGAGGGGTGGACCCGGTCGTACTCGTAATGGCCCCCATCCATGTAGTCGATCTGAGACGGGCTGCCACTGGCGTCTGCCCAGACGAAGTTGGTGTAATTGTGTCTGCCATCCCACGCCTTCGATGGCTCATTCCCTAGTTGCTTTCGGGAGATTGGCGACACGGTCCACGGGAAGGTGAAATTTGTCACTTTCATCAGTTCATAGCCCTGACCGGCACCGATTTCAGGATCGTTAGCGGAATGTCCAAAATAAAACTTCCGCATCCCGCCGATGCCGTTGTAGTCGAAGCGCTCGCCGCCGCAACCGCTCGTCCATTTAGACACCATAGCGCCGCTGTCGCTTTTCTCTTCGGCGATGGTTTCTGGGGTGTTGAAAAAGACGTTGTCAAAGTAACTTGGCGGAGGCGTCGGCCCTGGCCCATTACTAAAACAATAACCGCCGCCGTAATTGTACCTAATCTTCGTCATCGCTCCGGCAAAATGCGGGTCATAGGCCGTTTTCAGATTGGGCCAGGACGACTGTGGTTCGCCGGGACATGGCTCCGTATCGCCCAGGCAGTATCCGTAGGTGTAGACCGCACTCGTGGTTTGGCCTGGGTTTGGCTGATCTGGATAACTCACCGACGTCAGCACTTGATAACCGCCGACTGCGTTGTAACCGAAATTGACTTCCTGCCCAGCGGCATCACCGCCCGTCTCCACTTTTGCGATAAACGGCACTGTGTAGTCCGCATAGTTGTGCCAAGTCAGCGTCAGCCATCGGTTGTCTTGCTTTACTTTCTTGAGGTATCCTTGGTCGTATTCTAGTGTCGTTATTAGGCCATGAGGATCAATAACCTCTGTCGCTTGATAGTTTATCGGTCCTCCTGTAAAATGGACCGTGCCGCCGTCACCGCGACGTAGCCAGAAATCATATCCGTTGTAGTCCATCTCTGCCAGGTGATCGTGAACCGTTCTACCGAGCGCGGGCCAGTCCCTTTCACCACGTGCGGGATCATACGGTGGGCCCATCCGCAAGGGTTGCGCGCCTGGTCCAAAATTTACGCGGTATATCTTGAATTTGGTGGCGTGGCCATCGGGATAAGTGATGGTGATAGCCGTTATCCAGGTTCGTTGCAGTCCGCTTTCACCGTCGCCCAAGATTTCTGTGTCGTCGTACACGGCTGTCCATTTCCAGGAGTGCGACCAACCGGATTCCCCAAAGTCCACCGGCCACTCGGCCGCTTCATCGTTGTCGTCGCAATGAACTGAGTTCCAATAGCGGGTGAAATCGAGTCCGTACGTTCCGAGTGCACCGGGGACGTGCAGATCGTTAACAATGCGGGTGGCGTTGCCGCTGTGGGCATCATAGCTTCCGCCAGTCGTGACTTGGCCTTTGAGCGCACCGGTATTCCCTTCGGGATTCTGATCAGGCGTAGGCTCGGGCGCCGCTACGGCCAGAAGGCTTCTGATTCCCGTGGCGAACAAGAATAGGAGGGCCAAAACTGAAATAACGCGCGGTCTCAATGTCCACCTCCAGTCTCCTGTTCGGCCTCTATTACTGTTTCGATCGACGCTCGCACTACCGGCAGCACTGTCTTCATGCCCTGGCAGTAGAAGATGATGTGACTGCGATTTACTCCGTTCGCCAGTTGGGCAAGCACCAGGCAATCTCCATTCTCTGAAACCGTCAGAACCGCCCCGGGAGGATTGAGCGTCATCCCTCGGCCCGGCCTAACGTGAACGCTCTTGCCAGCGGCCCGCGGATCAAATTGCGCCCTCAGCCAGACTGGCTCGGTTCCCGTAACGTAAGCCTGGTCCAACTTGTTGGACCTGCGCTCGGGAATTTGAGGCGATTCGGATTCTTGTCGCCAGATTTGAACCTCGGGTTTGGACAGCTCAATTTCAGTAGCACTCGGGCCGACGGAAAGCGGAATTTCAATGATTGGCGGTGGGGGCGGAGGGACCGCTACTTCCGCTTGCGGAGCAGGGGCGTCTATTGGTTCGGCGGGAGTAACCTCTTCTTCGCCCTTGGGATTTAACGATTGCCATTCGACTTGTGGCGGCGCGGGCAGATTGTCGGGGTCGGGTGGTTCGGGTGGCATCACAGCCGGTATGGGCGGGAGCAACGGCGTCGGTTCTTGCGCTGGAGCATTCGCCCTCCATACGAAAAGGAAGAGAACGAAAAAACAATATCTAAGGTGAGAGATTCTTAACATAAGAGGTGATGGATTATTAGGCTGCGTTTCCGGGAAATTGCCCAGAGTCCGAAGAAGGAAATGGAGCGAGAGAGACACTCCCGACTGATGGGTCGGGACGGGAAATACGGATGGTCACAAAGGCCAACTTCCTGGGGAATTGGGGCTCACTGGCGGAGGGTTAAAGCAGAAGCCGCGTCAAGCTGGCAAGCTATTTCTTTCGGCCGCCGCTCGAATCCCTCCAGGCACGCTCCCGCGCTACCCTGCTTACCCGCAGCCTACTTCGCAGGGGCCTCGAGCTGTTTGAGACCCTCCGGTGTGAATTGAGCGTCCGCGTAACTGGGACCGCGCTTAATGCTCGACCCGGTTATGTGGGTGACGGAACCACGGGGCCCGGAAACCTCCAGATCGGCCGGGAGCGAGTCGCCTCCGTCGAGCAACATGCGGGTGATGTTGATGCGTCGAACGACTTTGCCTGAGCTGTCGTATTTCTCGATCTGGAGCGGCACCATCCGGCTTGGATCAATCCAGCTTTTCACACTCGCGTAAGAGGAGCTGGAGTCTTTATCGGGTTTCGATTCCAGAATCTGGCAGGCAAAGCGGCCCACGTTTTCCGTGCCGACGATCGTCTGCTGGCTCCAGGCGAAAGGACTATCGATGATGTCTTCGTAGGAAAGCTCGCTGCCAAAAAGGGGCTGACTCATCTCCCCCGCCCCAATCGATTTAAGAGTGTCGGGCAGCTTGAGGAGTGTCCCGGTGAATTTGTGTCCGGAGCGGTGGAGCAGCACCGATTCACCTTTCCGTTCTTTCGGAAAAAGAATCTGATAAACGATATCGGTGGTAGCGGCGGAAACCCGAGACTTGATCTGCACCTGGAGGGTATCGCCGCCGGCCTGCATCCGAATCCGCACGAACGACGAACCGCTCTCCTTGGCCCTGAGCTTGGCCGCCAGCTCCGAGCCATTTTCGGCCGCGCCGGCCAGGATCGGGAACGCGAGGAAAATTGCGGCGAAAATAAGGGATGTGACCCGCCTTCGCTGTGCTTCGGCGTGGCAGGCGTGTGAACGGTGACGTGTGACGTGTGACATGTTGTGACGAATGACAGTAACGCTCTGACGAGCCTTTTCTCCTTTTTCTTCAGCCATGCAAGGCGAGGCTCGGCGTCAGGCGCGAACTTCGCCAGGCCGGGTAGAAGCCGCTCAGGACGCCGACGCAGACCGAGATGCCAACGGCCATCACGATAAGATTGACGCTGAGGTCCGGCTCCAGCAGGCCCCGGATGGCGGGCGCGGATTTCATCAGCTGAACACCGACAACGCCCAGGCCCACGCCAATGATCCCACCGAGGAGCCCGAGCATGGCCGACTCCAACAAGATCATCTTCACGATCCGGGTTCGTCTCCAGCCGAGGGCCAGCAGAACCGCGATCTCCTGTTTTCGTTCAAATACGCTCATCAGCATGGTGTTCGTTACGCCCAGCACGCCGACGAGCACCGCCAGAAGCGACGTGCCCCAGCTCATGCCGTTGATCACGCGGTAGCCCTCCGTGTTCACCAGATGCTCGCTCGCGGGCTCGGCGTGGGCTTCCGGAATTTTTCTCGATATTTCGTCGCAGAGCTTCCGGATTCCCACGTCATCGGTCCCGGGAGCCACCCGCACGTCAATCGCGCTGATTTGGTCGTGGTTCCCGGTGATCTGCTGGAGCAGCGGCAGAGAAAGAATGATCGAGCCGTTCTCGACAAAGGCCCCGCCCTCGGCGATGCCGACCACAGCCAGCTCTTCCGTTTCGATCTGAACGGTGTCCCCCACTTTCTTTTTCAACACGTCCGCCGCGGAAGTGCCCAGAACCACAGCCCGCTCGTTCTGATCATTCGGCAGGCGGCCGGAAACAAGTTTCAGGTTACCCCAGGTGAACCCACCCCATTCGCGCCCCGATATCACCATCAATTCGGCTTTTTCGATGCTCATCAATTCCACCAGGCCCTGGCTCGTTCCGGCCAGGCCCGGCAGGTTCGCAATGCGATCGCGGGTCGAAGCCGGGAACGGCTTCGGAGTCAATGAACCGCGCATGTTGTGCACGACGATGTCGGTCCCGCGGGACTTCATGCCGGCGGTCCAGCTGGTGAGCAGCCCCCGGGACAAGCCGATCAACGCCACCACCGCGGCAATACCCACCGCGATGCCCAAAAGAGTCAATCCGGTCCGGACCGGCCGGCGTTGCAGACCGCGCGTGACTACGTTGAAAAATGTCATTTCAGGAACGCACGGGAAGATTCGATGGCTCACCGTCGAAAACAACCCGGCCATCTGTCATCTGAACGGCGCGCGAGGCTCGCCGAGCCACAATCCTATCGTGGGTAATCAGGATCATCGTCATGCGGCGTTCGCGCTGAAGATTGACCAAAAGATCGAGAATGAGCGCGGCGTTTTCGGTATCCAAATTCCCGGTGGGTTCGTCGGCCAGAAGGACCGAAGGCGAATTAGCGAGACTTCTGGCAATGGCGACGCGCTGACGTTCTCCACCGGAAAGTTTCGCCGGAAAATGGTCCACTCGCTTCTCCAATCCGACCGCGTTCAATAGTTCGCGAGCCCGAGCCGTCCGCTTCGCGCGCGACTCGCGACCTTCGAACATCGGAATCTGGACGTTCTCGATCGCGGTAAACGTGGGGAGCAGATGAAAGGATTGAAAGATGAAGCCGATCTCGCGGGCGCGGTAGGTCGAGGCATCATAATCGTCGAGCAACGACTTTCCCCGGTATCTCAGGGTTCCGGAACTGGGTCGATCGAGCGAGCCAAGCATCTGGAGCAAAGTAGTCTTCCCGCTGCCGCTTGGGCCAACAATCGCCACAAACTCGCCATCGCGAATCTGGAAATCCACGCCGCGCAAGGCCTGCACCTGGCCGTCGTCGTAATCCTTGGTGAGCCCGGCCGCTTCGAAGACAAACGGCAAGGCCGCGGGTGTTTCGTGATTACTCACGAGACCGGCTGCCCGTTCCGTGAGGCGTCGCGCCATTGAGCGCCGACGCGGGGATTGCCCAGGCTGCGAATCACATCCGGAAGCGCCTGCCGATAGCTGATGAAGGGAGCCACGTCGCCCGGCTCCTTTGGCTCCAGGATCGCGGTGAACTGCGGCAGGACGCGATGCGGCAGCCCGGCATTTTCATGATGCACGCCGTGATACGGCTCGTGGAGCAGCGTGTAAGCGAAGATCCGCCCGAGCCAGCTCTTCGGCACGATGCTGCGAGTGGAGCTGTTGACCGTGTTCCCCATCAGTCCCAGGTGTTCCACGTACTTCCGCCAGGTCTGGAGATTGGCCGCAATCATCGCCGGCGCCAGGTAAATCCAGACAAAATATTTCCAGACCCCAAAAAGCGCGACCGCCGTGAGGATCGCCGTCCAAGAGACGAAGGAGAGCGCGAGCTCGAACCAAATTCGGCGCCTTACCTTCCGGCTCCGAACCGGTGAGTTCTGCTCGAAGAAAACGCGAAAGAAGATAATCGGCGAATAGAACAACGCGACGGTCAATTCCAGGAAAGCGGACAGGCCGCGCTTCCAACGGGACATTCGGGGCAGGACGAAGGGCCAGAGCTCTGTGTCCTTCTCGGTGCCGAGATACATGTGGTGCCGCTGATGCACCACCCGGTAGAGATTGAACGGGAGAAAGCTGAAAATTCCGATAAGGACGCCATCGAATTCATTCAATCGCCGGCTCTTTCGCAGGAGGCCGTGGGAGGCTTCATGAAAGCCGATGAGCAATCCGTGCATGAGATGCGCAGCGACCAGGACCAGCGGTGCAGCTAACCAAAGCCATCCCTTCCAGACTGCCGCCCAGATTGCGATCTCACAGAGGGCAAGGAGGAAGACCAGCGTCTGAAAATCGACACTGTTAATGGGATGCTCCTCTCGCAGGGTCGGAGCTTTTTCGATCTCGAGGGCCAGGCTAACCATTTCAGCTCGTCAGGGCGGCAGTTTGACGTTCGGGAACGTGACAGACGTTTTCGAGCACCGTTCGGAATAAACGTCCCAGTTCTTCAATTTCAGGTTGGGAAAAAAGATTTTCGCGGAATAGCCAGACGACTTCGAGCTCATCGCCGCGTTCCGTAACTTCGCAGCCCAAATCGAACCGGGGCGTTCCGGTCGAGCGCATTCTTAGCTTCAGAGAAAGCCCGCGAATCTCGAAATCGGGCACGGGATGATTCTGCAAGGCGAACCGGACCTGAAAAATCGGGTTGTACTTTGGCGACGGACGCTCGTCCAGCGCGCGGACGAGCTCGGCAAACGGCACCGCGTTGGCAAACGAGTCGACCGTGGATTCGTGAACCGTTCGTAAATGCTCGGAGAACGGGCGGTCTCTTTCGACCTGAGCCCGCAGTGGCACAACCCCGGAGAAATATCCCATCGTCTCGCGAACATTCGGTTTCGTTCGATTTGCGACCGGTGTTCCCACGACAATGTCTTCGGCGCCGGTCCAGCGCGACAGCGTCACCTGAAACGCGGCCAGCAAAGTACTAAAAAGAGTGGCGCCACTGCGGCGAGCCAATTCCTTGACCGCTCCGCTGATCTCCACGGGCAGGAGCGCAACCAGGCGGCGCGGCCGAAAAACGACGTCGGATTCCTCCGGTATGCTCCACAGGCGCTTGATTCCGCTGAGGCGGGATTTCCAGAAAGCGATCCGTGGTTCCAGCTCGGCCGGTTGCCAGAAGGCCCTCTCGGCAGCGCCCCACGCGGAATAAGAAGTCGGAACGGACGGCAGTTTATCTTCTCCGCCCGCGCGCTGTTGGAGATAAGCGGCGCCCAGATCCTCAACCAAAACGCCCAGGCTCCAGCCATCCGCGATCGCGTGGTGAATCGCGAATACCATCAACTGGTCGTCGGGAGCACGGCGCAGAATGTCGAGTCTGTAGAGGGGACCCTGGAGCAGATCGAAGGGCTGGGAAAAGGTTTGGCGCTCGAGCTCTTCCATCTCGCCCGCGGACGTCTGCGGCGAAATGTCGCGAAACCGGATCACCGGCTGGCTGTGCTTCCGGATCAACTGCACCGGCCCGTTTTTTCCCGGCAAAAACGAAAGGCGCAAGACTTCCTGCCGATCCACCACTCGCTGAAAGATTGCCAAAGAATCCTCCTGCGAGATCAGCCCGCCAATATGAAGGACGCAGCAAATATGGTTCGAAATGTCCGAGGGCGGCGCGGGCGAGGTTTCCCACAGCTCGCGCTGGGAAAATGTCTGGGGATGGAGCTGCGCGTCGCCGCTCTCAATCCATTGCTTGAAACGAGCCTGTTTTCCCTCAGACATGCGAAATCGCCTCCACCGAAGGATCTCCTCCGCGGCCGCCAATCAGGCCGTCGATCTCTTCGTCCGAAAGAACGTCGAAATCGATCTCGTCCGCAACCCCGTTGACCTCGTTGGCGGTTTGAGGGGCAGCCATTGCGGGCGTGGCTGCGGTCGGCGCGCCACCTCCCAGGTGCGCCAGCATCAACGCCGCGATCTGTCCGATCGTGCGCGCTCGCATCAGGCTGGTCGGTGGAAGCGCGACGCCGATGGCGGCTTCGAGTGAGTTTTCAATTTCCACGCCCATCAGTGAGTCGAGACCGAGATCGGTAAGCGGTTGGTCGTCACGCAGCGTGTCCGGTTTCACGCGAAGAACGGAACCGACAACCTCCCGCACGGCCTGTGCGATCACTGCTTCCTTTTCCGCAGGCGCGGCCGACTCGATCCGGTTTCGCCAGTCACTGGTGACGCCGCCGCTGTCGTCGCCCTCGACCGCGGAAAAGATGCGCTCGTAGAGCGGGTTGGCTTGCGAGCCCCGGAAGAAACTTTTCCATTTCGCCCAATCAACGCGGATGGCGGCGACCTGGGTGCTGGCCGTGCGGAGGGACGATTCGAGAATCGAAATCACTTCGCCAGGGGACAATTCCGTGGTGCCCTGTTTGGCCAGGAACTCAGCGACGCGCTCATTGCGGGCGACGTATCCCTCACCACCGAGGACGCCCCAGTTGATCGTCAGCGCCGGCAGACCCAGCGCGCGCCGGTGGTGCGCGAGCGAATCGAGAAATGCATTCGCGGCTCCGTAATTGCCTTGCGCCGGATTCCCGAAAATCGAGGAGATCGACGAAAACATGACGAAGCAATCCAGCGGCATATCGCGCGTGGCTTCGTGGAGCAACCAGGCGCCGAGCGCCTTCGGGCGAATGACCGTGGCCATTCGATCCCGGTTCAGTTTCGCGAGCACGGCATCGTCTATCGCCATGGCGAGATGAAAGACACCACGAAGCGGCTGGCCGGCCTGGCGAATTTCAGCGAACAGCCGCGAAATGTCCTCCGTCGATCCGGCATTGGCTTTCACAACCTGCACTTCGATTCCGCGATCGCGCAGGCTCTGGACAAACGCCTCGGCTTCCGGCGTGGCCGCGCCGCTGCGACTGGAGAGGACGAGATGGCGCGCGCCAGATTGCGCCAGCCAGTTGGCCAGCACTTTGCCGAACCCGCCAAATCCGCCAGTGATCAGGTAGCAGCCGTCCGATTTGATCTCGAATTTCGGGGCGATTGGCTCGCCGCGCCGGGGCAGGAACGCTTCGGGGAAAGAGACGATGACCTTCCCGATATGCTTGCCGCCGGCCATGAGCCGAAACGCCGCATCCACATTGAAGGCCGGGAAGGAACGGAAGGGCAGAGGACGCAGCGCGCCCTGCTCCACCAGCCCGGAGATTTCTGCGAGCATCTCGCGGGTCAGCGATTCGTCGCCCGCAAAGACCGCGTCCATGGCGACGACGTGAAAGGAGGCGTTGCGCCGCAACGGCCGGAGCGGAATGCGCGAGTTCTGGTAAATGTCGCGTTTGCCGATCTCAACGAAGCGGCCGAACTCGGCGAGGCAGGACAGGCCCATGGGAATCGCTTCGCCGGCGAGCGCATTCAACACGACGTCGACGCCCCGGCGATCGGTAAGCTCCATGACGGCTTCCGCAAAATCACCGCGGCGCGAGTCGATGACATGTTTCACGCCGAGAGTTTTCAGGAGCTCGCGTTTCACCGTGCTGCCCGCGCTGGCGATGACTTCGGCCCCCAAATAATGGGCAATCTGGATCGCCGCCATGCCGACGCCGCCGGCGCCGGCATGAATGAGCACCCGCTCACCTTTGCGGACTCGCGCGACATTTTTCAGCGCGTGCCACGACGTCATGAACACGACCGGAATTGTCGCCGCTTCGTCAAAGGAAAGGTTGGCCGGAATCTTCCGCACGTTGCCCCCGCGCGCCGTGGTTTGAGTGGAGAGTCCGAACACGGCCAGGCCAAAGACGCGATCGCCCACCTTGACATGACTCACCTCCGAGCCCACTGCCTTCACCACCCCGCCCACCTCGTCTCCGAAGATTCGGGCATCCGGTGCTTCCCCCGGATAAAGCGCGAGCGCCTTGAGCACGTCGCGGAAATTCATGGCGGCGGCTTTAACATCGATCAGGACTTCGCCCGGAGCGCACTCCGGAGGAGCGAAGGGAACAAATTTCAGGGCGTCGAGATGACCGCGCTCGCGTGATTCCAGGCGCAAAGGGACACCGCGATCGAGATCGCGTTGGATCGAGGGACGCCCGCGATCGAATCTCTGGACGTAGCGCGCTTCGCCTCGGAGAGCGACTTCGCGATCGGCTTCGGTGCGCAGCAACTCGTTCCAAACCAGATCCAAATCGGCGGTGGAATTTGCCGGCGGGAGATCGATCCCGCGGCAGGTGCAGTTCGGGTACTCGTTTTGAATGACCCGCAGCAAACCAATAGCGGGAGCTTGCGTGACCGCCGTTGGTTTCTCGTCGCGTCCCGCCGGTTGCGCGCCGCGCGTCACCGCGTCGATGCGCAGTTTCGTTGTCGGCAGAACCGTTTCGAG from Chthoniobacterales bacterium carries:
- a CDS encoding outer membrane lipoprotein-sorting protein, giving the protein MSHVTRHRSHACHAEAQRRRVTSLIFAAIFLAFPILAGAAENGSELAAKLRAKESGSSFVRIRMQAGGDTLQVQIKSRVSAATTDIVYQILFPKERKGESVLLHRSGHKFTGTLLKLPDTLKSIGAGEMSQPLFGSELSYEDIIDSPFAWSQQTIVGTENVGRFACQILESKPDKDSSSSYASVKSWIDPSRMVPLQIEKYDSSGKVVRRINITRMLLDGGDSLPADLEVSGPRGSVTHITGSSIKRGPSYADAQFTPEGLKQLEAPAK
- a CDS encoding ABC transporter permease — protein: MTFFNVVTRGLQRRPVRTGLTLLGIAVGIAAVVALIGLSRGLLTSWTAGMKSRGTDIVVHNMRGSLTPKPFPASTRDRIANLPGLAGTSQGLVELMSIEKAELMVISGREWGGFTWGNLKLVSGRLPNDQNERAVVLGTSAADVLKKKVGDTVQIETEELAVVGIAEGGAFVENGSIILSLPLLQQITGNHDQISAIDVRVAPGTDDVGIRKLCDEISRKIPEAHAEPASEHLVNTEGYRVINGMSWGTSLLAVLVGVLGVTNTMLMSVFERKQEIAVLLALGWRRTRIVKMILLESAMLGLLGGIIGVGLGVVGVQLMKSAPAIRGLLEPDLSVNLIVMAVGISVCVGVLSGFYPAWRSSRLTPSLALHG
- a CDS encoding ABC transporter ATP-binding protein, which translates into the protein MARRLTERAAGLVSNHETPAALPFVFEAAGLTKDYDDGQVQALRGVDFQIRDGEFVAIVGPSGSGKTTLLQMLGSLDRPSSGTLRYRGKSLLDDYDASTYRAREIGFIFQSFHLLPTFTAIENVQIPMFEGRESRAKRTARARELLNAVGLEKRVDHFPAKLSGGERQRVAIARSLANSPSVLLADEPTGNLDTENAALILDLLVNLQRERRMTMILITHDRIVARRASRAVQMTDGRVVFDGEPSNLPVRS
- a CDS encoding fatty acid desaturase, giving the protein MVSLALEIEKAPTLREEHPINSVDFQTLVFLLALCEIAIWAAVWKGWLWLAAPLVLVAAHLMHGLLIGFHEASHGLLRKSRRLNEFDGVLIGIFSFLPFNLYRVVHQRHHMYLGTEKDTELWPFVLPRMSRWKRGLSAFLELTVALFYSPIIFFRVFFEQNSPVRSRKVRRRIWFELALSFVSWTAILTAVALFGVWKYFVWIYLAPAMIAANLQTWRKYVEHLGLMGNTVNSSTRSIVPKSWLGRIFAYTLLHEPYHGVHHENAGLPHRVLPQFTAILEPKEPGDVAPFISYRQALPDVIRSLGNPRVGAQWRDASRNGQPVS
- a CDS encoding condensation domain-containing protein, with product MSEGKQARFKQWIESGDAQLHPQTFSQRELWETSPAPPSDISNHICCVLHIGGLISQEDSLAIFQRVVDRQEVLRLSFLPGKNGPVQLIRKHSQPVIRFRDISPQTSAGEMEELERQTFSQPFDLLQGPLYRLDILRRAPDDQLMVFAIHHAIADGWSLGVLVEDLGAAYLQQRAGGEDKLPSVPTSYSAWGAAERAFWQPAELEPRIAFWKSRLSGIKRLWSIPEESDVVFRPRRLVALLPVEISGAVKELARRSGATLFSTLLAAFQVTLSRWTGAEDIVVGTPVANRTKPNVRETMGYFSGVVPLRAQVERDRPFSEHLRTVHESTVDSFANAVPFAELVRALDERPSPKYNPIFQVRFALQNHPVPDFEIRGLSLKLRMRSTGTPRFDLGCEVTERGDELEVVWLFRENLFSQPEIEELGRLFRTVLENVCHVPERQTAALTS